CGTTTACTGGTCTGGTATTTGCCGGTGGTGTGTGGGAAGTCTGCATGGCGCCCGCTGTGGCAAAGCGCTGTGTGAACGGCCACCTCGTTTGCGAAGGGGACGTACCAGATGGTTgcaggaaggaaacaacAGCCGGATTTGTGACTGCTTGCCATGCACAAGAGTGttcagaagcagagacaacgaTAAAACGTGGAAATGTCGCGCATTCAATCCTACTGCATAGCGAGGCTGCTAGTGTCCTCGCATGTCGCTCTGTGGTGTCTCCTACCTGCCGGCGGTCTTCGGCAAAACAGCAAACCGGCTGTGAACTGCCGGTTCTATCACGACTGGAGCCACTATCGTATCAAATCAGGAATCGCATAGGCTCGAATTGTGTCCCTACGCATCGATGGAATTTTGAAATGCCTGTCTCTGACACTATTCCCTACTGCGTggggtggagaggaaggataGTGGCGTGTTAGGAGTCAACAAGTTCCATTAGTTTTGCTTTCAAATAGGTTCTCGTTCTGGTTCTTCGAAGAAAGAGCCTTAAGCAAGAACAATGCGCAGTTTTGGCCTAGTTAGACGGGCGAACTGCGATTCAGCAGGAGAATTCCGGCGATGCAAGATCGCGAACAACACATACGACTCATACACATCGGCGGATGAAGgaacgaaaaaagaaaaaccggCCAACAAACAAAACCATGGTGAACGCAGTGCTACCAATGAGAAACCATTACCAAGGACACATCCATGCACTCGACGAACGCGGCTCACATCACAGGCCCTAACCCTGTCAACAACGCAGCGAAACCTCCAAGGAAAGAGAATGCACCAGCCGTGCCCACAGAGGATGCCGACGAAGTGACACCTTCAATCGTCACGTCAACGCTGCAAACAGTCGGTGAATCCGATACAGCCTCATCCCGGGCATTGTTGGATGTGTCAGCACGCTTCTGTTGGCAGCCAACCGTGATATTCGTTGCCTCTTCCGGAAAACCATCCTCTGGAATCGCCAGAGTGAACGAGTGACTgcttctgtcttccttccACCAGTTGCTTTCGTACGCTGGGATAACTTCTGTGTAATTGCCACTACACTCGGCGGAGGCGTTCTTTTCCGCCTGACTAACACAGTACGTGTTCTGGTATTCGGTCGGGAGaacttctccttcgcttccgcaCACCAGAGTGAAGCTGTTTTGCGAGGGGCTTAACGTGATGGTTTGGTGTGTTGGATTGCTGGTCTTTCCGTACGCACATGTGACTGTCTGGTTTTCAGTCgcactttctctcgcctcaaGCGTCACTGTCAACTTGCATTTGGCTTGGGCTCCCCCTCTATTGAGGCAACCCACTATGAACTTTTTGTCGGTGTATGGAAGGTTCTCCTTGGGAATAGTTAGCCTCTTGGGCTTGGGGTCCTTTGAGTCGACATTGACTTCTTCCCACCTCACTGTCTCAGTGTTGCCTGTGAGTAGGTTCGTGACATTGACACATTGAGTCGTCCCCCCCTTACGTTTGCAGTCTTTCAAATCTTTCGTGCCTTCTGGACATACCTGTTGCTGGTCCAATCCGTCTGGTGCACATTGTAGATTCGTTTGGCACTCCAACTGCAGCGCAGATTTCGTTGCCGACAGCGTTGCCTGAAGCTCCTTTGGATTTTCATTTTCTGTCGACACGCAGGTACACGTTGTCTTACCCCCGCTTTCTTCAACACACGCCGATGCCTTTGCCTCCGACGCTATCGCTTGGATCACAAAGGAACACGGATTACCAGATAGCCCTGCCGTGTTCACGAGCAACACCAAGAAAACTAATCCCAATCGAGAAGCAAGTGACAGTTTCAGCGGCACTCCGTTCacacgaagaaaacgcgatGCCGACGGTGAGGCCTCAACAGCCGCTGCGCCCGCCAAACGCACATGCGCCATGGTTTGACGGAGGTGTGATTTTGTACTGAACGCGGGTGAAGTGTAGGGAAATCTGAGATTGTCAGGGCGCTGCCAGAACTTATGATAGGGGTGAAAAGTAAAGGGAAAATGTAAGGGATAGCCTGCACATGTAAAAACAGATATCTGCATCGACGCAGTGCTTGCTTGTTAGGGCAGGGCTCTGCAGGGGCGGAAGAGTACAAAGATCGAACAACTGATGACACCTGGCAAGCCCCGTCTCCTCAAAACTCGTCTCGTTGCCTGTACCTTTTCTGATGGTAGAGAAAATGAAGTGCCACGAAGAAGAACCAAGGGGTTCTAAACCAACAACTCGACaggcatctctctctccggttaAGAGTGCGCGGCGTTCCCCCGCGGCGAGATTGTCGCCGCGTCCGAAACAACCGGGCATCCAGCCCGAAGCAAACGGGCGCCCAGGTACTCGGCTACACAGGAAAGGTGGATGCATGTTTGCTGCCTCAATCCAGGCAAAACTGCTGTGTCCTGGCGCACCTCATTTCTCATCTAGTCTCGTTCGAAGAGGGTTTTCTCGTGTGACCTCAGAAGATCAAGTCGAACTGGAGCGCTATGAGTTAAGTCTTCAGCGCATGTTGTCCTTGTCGATGAGACCCAAGCGAAGCAGCTGGGCGGCGGTGCTACTAACGCATGGAATCGGAAGGTCAAGAGTACTTTTCTTCATTTTTCGGGACATCTCGGTGTATGTCCACTCCCTTTCGGAATGTGTCAAGGGGGCGCTCATGACGCCAGTATAGTGAAATGTGCAGGTAGCCGCTGGCGAGGGAGCAAGTGAGCGCGAGGGGGGCGGAAACGCTACCTCgcgaggggggaggggggtCCCAGAGGTATTGCTATGAGAAAACAGGAACCTGGAAAGCCTAATGCCAAAGTGGAGTGAGGAGGGTCATCCTTGGGTTCTCCTTACACTCAGACACACCATCGGTCTGCCACGGGTTCTCTCCATTCAGAGCTGCCAGCCTGCGTCCCTCGGCCGCTCGGGTCTAGTCCGAATTGAGCGGCTTACCAGCTGCGCACATGAGGGCATCCTCTGGAATAGGCAGGGGTGTAGATGAAGCCAGTCCTTTTCTGGTGAGCATGTGGAGTTCTCCCCGATGTGTGTTCCTCCAACTGTAAACGAGATCCGCCTTTAGCCACGATTCGCCACCGATGGATCGCTCAATTCGTGCTTACTGTGTGCGCCGGCAGACAAGGGCAAGTCAGAGGTATCAGCTAGATGTTGGTTTGCCTCCTTCGCACTTGTCGAACGTCATGTCTACCATACAGTTTCGGTGTGAGCAGGAACAGTATCACTGTGAAAAACACTTGTTTCCACATGGCAGCAAAGATGATACAACCATGCAATGTGTCTGATCGGATCCACCACATGAGAACAACATGACCCCTGTCGAAGCATACACAGGAGTCCAGGACGTTGATCGCGTGTATGTGAGGGCCAACCTGGGGCACTAGCATATCTGAAGGTCTGCAAACCTTTATTTCCTTCGATGGAGCTCCTATTCTCTCTCGAGATCCGATGTTGGTCGTCGTCAACTGCAATGTTGTGTAGGGACGTGACTAGAGCAGGACAGAATTCGCTGCATAGACTTCCTACGTCGTTTACCACACACCTGTGGAGAGTGGAGCGGTTCTCGAAGGCGAATGTGATTCGGAGGGATCCGCTACATTTTAAACTGTCTGTTTTGGTGCAGAGCGATCGAAGCCGCGAAGCTGCTTGTCCACTACTCGAGGCTGGACACCAGCCTACTTGCATGCTGCGGAGGACTCAGATGAATATTGCCTCTTGCCCGTAGTTTTTGTTATTTCGGCTGAATCAGGGAGAGGTCGCCACGATAAACGTGATCCGCGTTTCCGTCGATACGTATCGGGAACATGTTTTGGTGGTGGCTGTGTTCTGGACTTGTGCCCGCTACAGATCCACACCCTAGTCAACTATGTCTAATCCTAGTCAATGAGAAGCCCGCTGGCGTTCTCGCGACAGCCAGTGTCCTTGGCGGCCTCAACACACACCAGCTCaccacccccccccccccccc
The sequence above is a segment of the Neospora caninum Liverpool complete genome, chromosome IX genome. Coding sequences within it:
- a CDS encoding srs domain-containing protein, translated to MAHVRLAGAAAVEASPSASRFLRVNGVPLKLSLASRLGLVFLVLLVNTAGLSGNPCSFVIQAIASEAKASACVEESGGKTTCTCVSTENENPKELQATLSATKSALQLECQTNLQCAPDGLDQQQVCPEGTKDLKDCKRKGGTTQCVNVTNLLTGNTETVRWEEVNVDSKDPKPKRLTIPKENLPYTDKKFIVGCLNRGGAQAKCKLTVTLEARESATENQTVTCAYGKTSNPTHQTITLSPSQNSFTLVCGSEGEVLPTEYQNTYCVSQAEKNASAECSGNYTEVIPAYESNWWKEDRSSHSFTLAIPEDGFPEEATNITVGCQQKRADTSNNARDEAVSDSPTVCSVDVTIEGVTSSASSVGTAGAFSFLGGFAALLTGLGPVM